In the Topomyia yanbarensis strain Yona2022 chromosome 3, ASM3024719v1, whole genome shotgun sequence genome, one interval contains:
- the LOC131689442 gene encoding probable protein phosphatase CG10417 produces the protein MGAYLSEPLTTKDSSDEANDVLGTGSSSMQGWRISQEDAHNCILNFDENTSFFAVYDGHGGSEVAQYCSMHLPTFLKTLSSYKSKNFEQALKDAFIGFDATLLEDKIIEELKKLSDKTNGEEAVDDDEDEEEDDNVDDLCKEACMPLNEVLQMYKKDKKNPALNKIKEGNCSKPLSPFLKGKRKGLLSEEASDEAGPSSSNADASPSGSSSAEADVSSDKKTGIPDAADSTVSSSSNKTDETLQKPESSSTSDATVAEQDDEISDTDGIVPVKITKEECAPDSSSSSKPDEEAKPNVEQVKSSTPTVNGDPAESGNKSTVSSSSAANQENGVVSSNTSAGSSGNSDIAGSSAASKSGAKVVSSSPGSSTSSPAVASNGPNAVDDDSEEDDTDTDEEFPPVADANETSSTEDGEEDPYCEEASEEDEEDDDLEYNEDEEEYMNEADEAFMNNITDEPGKDSGCTAVVALLHDKELFVANAGDSRCVVCRDGKALEMSFDHKPEDQIEFDRIQKAGGRVTLDGRVNGGLNLSRAIGDHGYKMNKKLPPEEQMISALPDIKQITIGPTDDFMVLACDGIWNFMTSDDVVEFVQERIRDPTKKLSEICEEMFDYCLAPHTKGDGTGCDNMTAIIVQFKPNFTGSASRKRAASTESEITEDCKKAKTEAGASSTTGGKGSSCKTTTTSSFDEKEAAAAVASIESSSPMDSSDNTASSST, from the exons GACGCTCATAACTGTATACTGAACTTCGATGAGAATACATCATTTTTCGCTGTGTACGATGGGCATGGTGGTTCGGAAGTTGCACAATACTGCAGCATGCACCTACCAACCTTTCTGAAAACGCTGAGCTCGTACAAATCAAAGAACTTTGAGCAAGCTCTCAAGGATGCTTTTATTGGGTTTGATGCAACTTTGTTGGAAGACAAAATAATTGAGGAACTAAAGAAGTTGTCGGACAAAACCAACGGGGAGGAAGCAGTCGATGACGATGAGGATGAAGAGGAAGACGATAATGTTGACGATCTGTGCAAGGAGGCTTGTATGCCACTTAACGAGGTTCTACAGATGTATAAAAAggataaaaaaaatccagcaCTCAACAAAATCAAGGAGGGCAACTGTTCTAAGCCGTTGTCACCATTTCTAAAGGGTAAGCGAAAAGGATTACTTTCTGAGGAAGCCAGTGACGAGGCGGGACCTAGCTCTAGTAATGCCGATGCCTCCCCATCTGGATCATCCTCTGCAGAAGCCGATGTGAGCAGCGACAAGAAAACTGGCATTCCAGATGCAGCTGATTCCACTGTTAGTAGCTCAAGCAATAAAACCGATGAGACTTTGCAGAAACCAGAATCATCATCTACATCTGATGCAACGGTAGCAGAGCAAGATGATGAGATCAGTGATACTGATGGTATTGTGCCTGTCAAAATAACTAAAGAGGAATGCGCTCCTGATAGTTCATCTTCGTCGAAACCAGACGAAGAGGCCAAGCCGAACGTTGAACAAGTGAAATCTTCAACACCTACCGTCAACGGCGATCCTGCCGAGTCAGGAAATAAATCTACAGTTTCATCGTCTTCAGCTGCAAATCAGGAAAACGGAGTCGTTTCAAGCAATACAAGCGCCGGCAGCAGTGGTAATTCCGATATTGCAGGTTCATCAGCTGCAAGCAAGAGTGGAGCAAAGGTAGTTAGCTCTTCACCAGGATCATCAACATCGTCTCCCGCCGTCGCCAGTAATGGCCCAAACGCGGTGGATGATGACTCCGAAGAAGATGATACTGATACAGATGAAGAATTTCCCCCAGTAGCCGACGCCAACGAGACTTCGAGCACTGAAGATGGCGAAGAAGATCCCTATTG TGAGGAAGCAAGCGAAGAGGATGAGGAAGATGATGATCTCGAGTATAATGAAGATGAAGAGGAGTACATGAACGAAGCGGATGAAGCCTTCATGAACAATATCACCGACGAACCGGGCAAGGATAGCGGTTGCACTGCTGTTGTCGCACTTCTTCACGATAAAGAATTGTTTGTGGCTAATGCCG GTGATTCAAGATGTGTTGTTTGTCGCGATGGGAAAGCTCTGGAAATGAGCTTTGATCATAAACCGGAAGATCAAATTGAGTTTGATCGGATACAGAAAGCTGGCGGTCGAGTAACGTTGGACGGTCGCGTTAATGGTGGACTGAATTTATCTCGCGCAATCGGTGATCATGGTTACAAGATG AATAAGAAGCTGCCGCCAGAGGAGCAGATGATCTCTGCCTTGCCAGATATCAAACAAATTACCATTGGACCAACAGACGACTTCATGGTATTGGCCTGCGACGGGATTTGGAACTTTATGACAAGCGATGATGTCGTTGAATTCGTACAAGAACGAATCCGGGACCCTACGAAGAAATTGTCTGAAATCTGCGAAGAA ATGTTTGATTACTGCTTAGCACCGCATACGAAGGGTGATGGGACCGGCTGCGACAATATGACAGCGATCATCGTTCAATTCAAGCCAAACTTTACTGGTTCGGCTTCGAGGAAACGAGCTGCTTCGACAGAATCAGAGATCACTGAAGATTGTAAGAAAGCAAAAACAGAAGCGGGAGCCAGTTCAACAACCGGCGGAAAGGGAAGCAGCTGTAAGACAACAACCACAAGCAGTTTCGACGAAAAGGAAGCAGCCGCTGCGGTAGCTTCTATCGAATCTAGCTCACCAATGGACAGCAGCGATAATACAGCTTCGTCATCGACGTGA